CGCGAATGATCCACTTCTTCGACCCAAGCAACCCGAAGATGGCCGCGAAGGTTCCGGACATCGCGCCCCAGGTCGACGTGCTGCTCGGCAACCTGGAGGACGCCGTCTCCGCGGATCGCAAGGAGGCCGCTCGCGAAGGTCTGATCGAGATCGCGAAGAAGACCGACTTCGGTGACACCCAGCTGTGGACACGCATCAACAGCTTGGACAGCCCTTGGTGTCTTGATGACCTGCTGCGCTTGGTTGGGGAAATCGGCGACAAGCTGGACGTGATCATGGTGCCCAAGGTCCAGGGCCCCTGGGACATCTACTACGTCGATCAGCTCCTCGCGCAGCTCGAGGCCAAACACGGCCTGAAGGAGCCGCTGCTCATCCACGCGATCCTCGAGACGGCGACGGGCGTGAACCACGTCGAGGAAATCGCTGCCGCCAGCCCGCGCATGCAAGGCCTCAGCCTCGGTCCCGCGGACCTCGCCGCTTCTCGCCGCATGAAGACCACCCGCGTCGGCGGTGGGCACCCCGGGTACCTTGTCCGCGCGGATCCAAACGCCGAGAATCCTGACGCACCTCGCGCGACGGCCCAGCAAGACCTGTGGCACTACACGATGGCGCGCATGGTCGACGCGTGCGCGGCCAACGGCATCCTCCCCTACTACGGCCCATTCGGCGACATCGCTGACGTGGTCGCCTGCGAAGACCAGTTCCGCAACGCGTTCCTCATGGGCTGTGTTGGCGCCTGGTCGCTGCACCCGAAGCAGATCGCCATCGCGCGCAACGTCTTCAGCCCCCCGGCGGACGAGGTGCTCTGGGCACGCAAGGTGATCGACGCCATGGGCGACGGCACCGGCGCAGTGATGATCGACGGCAAGATGCAAGACGACGCCACCGTGAAGCAGTGCAAGGTGATGGTCGAGCTAGCCAAGCTCATCGCCACCCGCGATCCGGAGATGAAGGCCGCCTACGGCTTCTAGTCCAACTGCAGATCGCTACTCAGAGCCTCGGCGTGGACTTCCGCGTCGGGGCTCTTCTGCATCGAGCTGCAGTGGCTTGTCTGCGTAAAACCGCACGGAAACAGCACAGTCAGCAGCGTCGTCCACACTCAGCACCAGCGACTCCCCAGCGTCGTCTTCGGACATCGCCTCGACGGGTGCTGCAGTCCCAGCACACACGAAGAAGCCTTCGACAATCACCCTTCCAGCGACGCGGTACGCGTAGTAGCGCCGCTTGTAGCCGCCAATTTTGGGGGTGAGGCGCGCCAGGTGCCGCTGCGTCATCCGCTCCCCCAACCGCAGCTCAAACGCCTGGACCGCAGCGCGAGGCACCTCGACGAAGTCTTTGCAGAGCGCATCCGGGTCGAGATCGCAATACGCTCGCATCTGATCTGGGGGCAACAGCTCGACCTGGTTGGGGAGCTCCGGCGCGGTTGCAGGCCGCGTACAACCCAAGACGAGCAGCAAGATCGGTGGCCAAACCTGCTTCACGCGCATCAGACACCCGAGGCTCGAGCGACTTTGGCTGAGGCTCGGCACAGCCGCCGCTTCGCCTCCGCAATGTCGCGGAAACTCTCGCTTCAGCGCAACTCGCGTCGCCACGGGAAGCTGACTTGCTTCCCTTCGGGGCGCGTGAGATCTTGGTCGCGGGGAGAGCGCGCTGACGCGCAGGGAGGCGACGCCTCACGCAGCCGGGATAGCCATGAGCTCTAGATCCGACGACCTAGCGACCGCGAACACCATCGCGAGCCTGCCGCTCTCCCAGCGCAAGAGCGAGTTCGACGATGTCGTCCCGGACATCCCCGGCTACACCATCCTCGAGGAACTAGGCCGCGGCGGCATGGGCGTCGTGTATCGCGCCAGACAGGATGCCTTGGGCCGAGAAGTCGCGCTGAAGATGGTCCTCGAGTCCCACGCTCAAGGCGAGAGCCGCGTACGATTCCTTGCGGAAGCTGAGGCCGTGGCGCGTTTCCATCACCCCAACATCGTACAGATTTACGAGATCGGCGAGGTGCAGGGGCGACCCTTCTTTTCGCTGGAGTACGTCGCTGGCGGCAACCTGGAGGAGCAACTCGCGGAGCGACCCACGGAGTGGAAAGAAGCCGCGGAGATGCTCGTCCTGCTGGCCAAGGCGGTTCACGCCGCTCACCAGAACGGCATCGTGCATCGCGATCTGAAGCCCGCGAATGTGTTGCTGGAGAAGAACAGGAACCCGAAGATCACCGACTTCGGAATCGCCCGCCGACTCGATGCGGACCGCCAAACCAAGACCGGCAACATCCTGGGTACGCCGAGCTACATGGCTCCCGAGCAGGCCCTGGGAAAGAACGACGAGATCGGCCCTGCTGCGGACATCTACTCCCTGGGCGCGATGCTCTACGACATGCTCACTGGGCGACCGCCCTTTGAGGCCGCCACGACGCTGGATACGCTGATGCAAGCGGTGACCCGCGATCCGATCCCGCCTCGCATGCTCCAGCCGTCGATCCCCCTAGACATCGACGTCATCTGCCTGAAGTGCCTAGAAAAGAAGCCAGAGCGGCGCTACGCGTCGGCCGAGGCGCTGGCGGACGATCTGCAGCGCCTGCTCCGCGGGGAACCAATCCACGCGCGGCCCATCGGTCGCCTGGAGCGTGCCCTGCGTTGGTCGAAGCGCAAGCCCGCCCTCGCAACACTGATGGCGGTCAGTGTGGTTGCGCTCGTCGCACTGATCACGACTGGAGGCTGGTTTACGCGCAAGCTGCAAGTCGAGCTCAAGGCCACCGAGGCAGCGCGAGCCGATGCCGCAGCCGCGCGAAACCAGCTTCAAATGCGGCTCGTGCGCACCAAGGCAGACAGCATAAACAGTGATCTGCTGCAGCTCTCGGGGGTCCCAAAGACGCTGGCGGC
This Polyangiaceae bacterium DNA region includes the following protein-coding sequences:
- a CDS encoding CoA ester lyase, which produces MRSAKDFFQPLAIGAPQPLREVPFRPSRMIHFFDPSNPKMAAKVPDIAPQVDVLLGNLEDAVSADRKEAAREGLIEIAKKTDFGDTQLWTRINSLDSPWCLDDLLRLVGEIGDKLDVIMVPKVQGPWDIYYVDQLLAQLEAKHGLKEPLLIHAILETATGVNHVEEIAAASPRMQGLSLGPADLAASRRMKTTRVGGGHPGYLVRADPNAENPDAPRATAQQDLWHYTMARMVDACAANGILPYYGPFGDIADVVACEDQFRNAFLMGCVGAWSLHPKQIAIARNVFSPPADEVLWARKVIDAMGDGTGAVMIDGKMQDDATVKQCKVMVELAKLIATRDPEMKAAYGF
- a CDS encoding protein kinase; this translates as MSSRSDDLATANTIASLPLSQRKSEFDDVVPDIPGYTILEELGRGGMGVVYRARQDALGREVALKMVLESHAQGESRVRFLAEAEAVARFHHPNIVQIYEIGEVQGRPFFSLEYVAGGNLEEQLAERPTEWKEAAEMLVLLAKAVHAAHQNGIVHRDLKPANVLLEKNRNPKITDFGIARRLDADRQTKTGNILGTPSYMAPEQALGKNDEIGPAADIYSLGAMLYDMLTGRPPFEAATTLDTLMQAVTRDPIPPRMLQPSIPLDIDVICLKCLEKKPERRYASAEALADDLQRLLRGEPIHARPIGRLERALRWSKRKPALATLMAVSVVALVALITTGGWFTRKLQVELKATEAARADAAAARNQLQMRLVRTKADSINSDLLQLSGVPKTLAAVLSTRDGWTETQINDLLTKSLKQEAHIFGMAVAFEPEQFAKETPDFCAYVFRDDDQLKLKQLLPPEYTPIYREWDWYKNAKSGGSWSKPYVDEGGGNIPMVTFSVPIERTGKRIGVVTADLSLDYFRALNESLKESDLGGTSYAMVVTSDGTIVSHPKDKWRFPSESSTNARPKDDAVLVAWERALSGEEGRALGSDLTNGEPAELLFAPVRSANWSCVAVVPQQAPMLQPAAAER